In Sphingomonas sp. SUN019, one genomic interval encodes:
- a CDS encoding nitronate monooxygenase family protein: MARGVAFLGSEVAIMAGAMSWVSERNLVSAMSNAGGFGVIACGAMTPALLDAEIAGTKTLTGKPFGVNLITMHPDLFELIAVCAKHQVGHVVLAGGLPPKGSLEAIKETGAKVICFAPALSLAKKLIRSGVDALVIEGMEAGGHIGPVSTSVLAQEILPEVAEQVPVFIAGGIGRGEAIAGYLDQGACGVQLGTRFVCAHESIAHANFKKAFIRASARDAVASVQIDPRLPVIPVRALKNASSELFTAKQREVAQSLDEGALAMAEAQLQIEHYWAGALRRAVIDGDVEHGSVMAGQSVGMVTKEEPLAEIIATLMAEAAHALEKRAQ; this comes from the coding sequence ATGGCGCGCGGCGTCGCGTTTCTCGGGTCCGAGGTCGCCATCATGGCGGGCGCGATGTCGTGGGTTAGTGAGCGCAACCTCGTCTCCGCCATGTCCAACGCCGGGGGGTTCGGGGTGATCGCGTGCGGGGCGATGACGCCCGCGCTGCTCGATGCCGAGATCGCAGGCACGAAAACCCTTACCGGCAAACCGTTCGGCGTGAACCTGATCACGATGCACCCCGACCTGTTCGAACTGATCGCGGTCTGCGCGAAGCACCAGGTCGGTCACGTCGTCCTCGCGGGCGGCCTTCCCCCGAAGGGCAGCCTCGAAGCCATCAAGGAAACCGGTGCGAAGGTCATCTGCTTCGCTCCCGCGCTCAGCCTTGCGAAGAAACTCATTCGCTCCGGCGTCGACGCGCTCGTGATCGAGGGGATGGAAGCGGGCGGCCATATCGGTCCGGTCTCGACCAGTGTGCTCGCGCAGGAAATCCTGCCCGAAGTAGCCGAGCAGGTGCCCGTCTTCATCGCCGGCGGGATCGGCCGCGGCGAGGCGATCGCAGGCTATCTCGATCAGGGCGCGTGCGGGGTCCAGCTCGGCACGCGCTTCGTGTGCGCGCACGAATCGATCGCGCACGCCAATTTCAAGAAAGCGTTCATCCGCGCCTCGGCCCGCGACGCGGTCGCCAGCGTCCAGATCGATCCGCGGCTCCCGGTCATCCCGGTCCGCGCGCTGAAAAACGCCTCCAGCGAACTCTTCACCGCCAAGCAACGCGAAGTCGCGCAATCGCTCGACGAAGGCGCGCTCGCGATGGCCGAGGCGCAGTTGCAGATCGAACATTATTGGGCTGGGGCGCTCCGCCGCGCGGTGATCGACGGCGATGTCGAACACGGCAGCGTGATGGCCGGCCAGTCGGTCGGCATGGTCACGAAGGAAGAACCGCTCGCCGAGATCATCGCGACGTTGATGGCCGAAGCCGCACACGCGCTGGAGAAACGCGCGCAATGA
- a CDS encoding aspartate kinase, with amino-acid sequence MARIVMKFGGTSMAGIERIRNVAARVKREVAAGNQVAVVVSAMAGETDRLVGFCREASALYDPHEYDVVVSAGEQVTSGLLAIALQAIGVPARSWLGWQLPIRTSDGHASARIGEIDTTALNESLASGEVAVIPGFQGVAAGSRVTTLGRGGSDTSAVAMAAAMKADRCDIYTDVDGVYTTDPRIVPRARKLAKVTYEEMLELASVGAKVLQTRSVGLAMKEKVRVQVLSSFTGDDAPMADTLPGTMIVGEEEIEDVERQLITGIAHDKNEAKITLTSVPDKPGAVAAIFEPLAAANINVDMIIQNIAHNSNGRTGSTDVTFTVPSADLPRSIEALNQGREAIGFAELVHDSRIAKISVVGVGMRSHAGVASTMFTTLGQRGINILAISTSEIKVSVLIHEDETELAVRVLHTAYGLDAEDVAA; translated from the coding sequence ATGGCGCGCATCGTGATGAAGTTCGGCGGCACGTCGATGGCCGGGATCGAGCGCATCCGAAATGTCGCCGCGCGCGTGAAGCGCGAGGTCGCGGCGGGCAATCAGGTCGCGGTCGTCGTCTCGGCGATGGCGGGGGAAACCGATCGCCTCGTCGGCTTTTGCCGCGAAGCCTCCGCGCTCTACGATCCGCACGAATATGACGTGGTGGTATCGGCTGGCGAACAGGTCACCAGCGGATTGCTCGCCATCGCGTTGCAGGCGATCGGCGTCCCGGCGCGCTCATGGCTCGGCTGGCAGCTCCCGATCCGCACCTCCGACGGACACGCATCGGCGCGGATCGGCGAAATCGACACGACCGCGCTGAACGAAAGTCTCGCGAGCGGCGAGGTGGCGGTCATCCCCGGCTTCCAGGGCGTTGCCGCGGGATCGCGCGTCACCACGCTCGGCCGCGGCGGATCCGATACGTCGGCGGTCGCGATGGCGGCGGCGATGAAGGCCGACCGCTGCGACATCTACACCGACGTCGACGGCGTCTATACCACCGACCCCCGCATCGTCCCACGCGCGCGCAAACTCGCCAAGGTGACGTATGAGGAGATGTTGGAACTCGCCAGCGTCGGCGCGAAGGTGCTGCAGACGCGCTCGGTCGGCCTGGCGATGAAGGAAAAGGTCCGCGTTCAGGTATTGTCGTCGTTCACCGGCGACGATGCCCCGATGGCGGACACGTTGCCCGGCACGATGATCGTCGGCGAAGAGGAGATTGAAGACGTGGAACGCCAGCTCATCACCGGCATCGCGCACGACAAGAATGAAGCGAAGATCACGCTGACATCCGTGCCCGACAAGCCCGGTGCGGTCGCCGCGATCTTCGAACCGCTCGCCGCGGCCAACATCAACGTCGACATGATCATCCAGAACATCGCGCACAACAGCAACGGCCGCACGGGCTCGACCGATGTGACCTTCACCGTCCCCTCGGCCGACCTGCCGCGCTCGATCGAGGCGCTGAACCAGGGCCGCGAGGCGATCGGTTTCGCCGAGCTGGTCCATGACTCCCGGATCGCGAAGATCTCGGTCGTCGGCGTCGGGATGCGCAGCCACGCGGGCGTCGCCAGCACGATGTTCACGACCCTGGGGCAACGCGGCATCAACATCCTCGCCATCTCGACCAGCGAGATCAAGGTGTCGGTCCTGATCCACGAGGACGAGACCGAACTCGCCGTCCGCGTCCTGCACACCGCCTACGGGTTGGATGCGGAGGACGTCGCGGCCTGA
- a CDS encoding YdeI family protein — protein MTEERDGLPIRAFVDAANWEAWLAQQPRDSVGVWLKLAKSGNPEFSVTKPQAIDGALIHGWIDGQLNPYDALWWLIRFTPRKPRSKWSEKNRTRAIELIADGRIAAAGLREIDAAKADGRWDAAYAPQSTAAVPDDLAAALAATPGARAFFDALDGTNRYAILHRTADAKRPETRATRIAKFATMCAAGETIYPARSDRKKK, from the coding sequence GTGACCGAAGAGCGCGACGGATTGCCGATCCGTGCCTTCGTCGACGCCGCGAATTGGGAGGCTTGGCTGGCGCAGCAACCACGCGACAGCGTCGGCGTGTGGCTGAAGCTCGCCAAGAGCGGCAATCCCGAATTTTCGGTCACGAAGCCGCAGGCGATCGACGGTGCGCTGATCCACGGCTGGATTGACGGCCAGCTCAATCCCTATGATGCGCTGTGGTGGCTGATCCGCTTCACGCCGCGCAAACCTCGCAGCAAATGGTCCGAGAAGAACCGCACGCGGGCGATCGAGTTGATCGCGGACGGCCGCATCGCCGCCGCGGGCCTGCGTGAGATCGACGCGGCGAAAGCCGACGGCCGGTGGGACGCCGCCTACGCGCCGCAATCGACCGCCGCGGTTCCTGACGACCTCGCCGCCGCGCTCGCCGCGACGCCCGGCGCGCGCGCGTTCTTCGACGCGCTCGACGGCACCAACCGCTACGCGATCCTACACCGCACCGCCGACGCCAAACGCCCCGAAACCCGCGCCACGCGTATCGCGAAGTTCGCGACGATGTGCGCGGCGGGCGAAACGATCTACCCGGCGCGATCGGACCGGAAGAAAAAGTAA